In a single window of the Zea mays cultivar B73 chromosome 5, Zm-B73-REFERENCE-NAM-5.0, whole genome shotgun sequence genome:
- the LOC100282213 gene encoding ORM1-like protein 2, with protein sequence MAKLYVQAFPPADLNKNTEWFMYPGVWTTYIIIVFFSWLLVLSVFGCTPGTAWTVVNLFHFAITYHFFHWKKGTPFADDQGMYNTLTWWEQMDNGKQLTRNRKFLIVVPVVLYLIALHTTDYQQPMLFLNTLAVSVLVVAKLPNMHKVRIFGINAES encoded by the exons ATGGCGAAGCTGTACGTGCAAGCGTTCCCGCCCGCGGATCTGAACAAGAACACCGAGTGGTTTATGTACCCGGGCGTCTGGACGACCTACATCATCATCGTCTTCTTCTCCTGGCTCCTCGTCCTCTCCGTCTTTGGCTGCACCCCTGGCACCGCGTGGACCGTCGTCAACCTCTTCCACTTCGCG ATCACATACCACTTTTTCCATTGGAAGAAAGGAACACCTTTTGCTGATGACCAGGGAATGTACAACACATTGACTTGGTGGGAACAAATGGACAATGGCAAACAGCTTACTCGTAATAGGAAGTTCCTCATTGTTGTTCCTGTTGTCCT GTATCTGATAGCTTTGCACACCACAGACTACCAACAACCTATGCTCTTCCTCAATACCCTTGCCGTCAGCGTGCTTGTGGTCGCCAAACTACCGAATATGCACAAGGTCAGGATTTTTGGAATAAATGCTGAGAGCTAA